From a region of the Phaseolus vulgaris cultivar G19833 chromosome 6, P. vulgaris v2.0, whole genome shotgun sequence genome:
- the LOC137833430 gene encoding uncharacterized mitochondrial protein AtMg00810-like: MKSEFEMSMLGEMNFFLGLQVKQLKDGIFINQAKYCKELLKKFDMDQCKAINTPISTNCQLDQDCAGKSVDQSKYRGLIGSLLYLTASRPDIMFVVCLCARYQSDPKESHYNAAKRILKYLQGTKDVGLWYPNNVSLSLTGFSDSDFAGCKVDRKSTNGTCHMLGSSLISWHCKKQACVALSTAEVEYIAAGSCCAQTLWLRQQLSDFGILLNKIPINCDNTSAINLSKNPVMHSRTKHIEIRHHFLRQHIANGTCDIKFIGTEFQLADLFTKPLVKDRFYFLLNELDSQT; the protein is encoded by the exons ATGAAAAGTgaatttgagatgtcaatgttaggagaaatgaatttcttccttggactacaagtaaaacaactcaaggatggaatcttCATAAATCAGGCAAAGTACTGCAAGGAGTTGCTTAAGAAGTTTGATATGGaccaatgcaaagcaatcaacactcctatttcaacaaacTGCCAGCTGGACCAGGAttgtgcaggaaaatcagtggatcaatcaaaatacagaggtttaattggttctttactatacttaactgctagtaggcctgacattatgtttgttgtatgcttatgtgctagatatcaatctgatccaaaggaatcacattACAATGCAGCTAAGAGGATTCTGAAATACTTGCAAGGGACTAAAGATGTTGGACTATGGTATCCAAACAATGTTTCCTTAAGCTTgactggtttttcagattctgactttgcaggttgcaaggttgataggaagagcacaaatggaacttgtcacatgctagggtcaagtctaatctcatggcattgcaagaaacaagcttgtgttgcACTTTCTACAGCAGAAGTAGAATACATAGcagctggaagttgttgtgctcaaacatTATGGCTAAGGCAACAACTAAGTGACTTTGGGATTCTcttaaacaagatacctataaattgtgataacactagtgctataaatttgtctaagaatcctgtcatgcattcaagaactaaacatattgaaattagacatcacttccTAAGacaacatatagctaatggaacttgtgatattaaattcattggcactgaatttcaattggctGATCTCTTTACTAAACCTCTTGTTAAAGATAGGTTTTactttcttctaaatgaattgg ATTCTCAGAcctga